In the genome of Cydia strobilella chromosome Z, ilCydStro3.1, whole genome shotgun sequence, one region contains:
- the LOC134754897 gene encoding beta-1,3-galactosyltransferase 6, protein MVAIFIKRHKSMLRVSIFFFCIGCGIALCFLRIDCANAVNTVTTVSARQGAIATSGIEYAVLVLTSPLNEERRNVIRSTWTNFVSNIFVENGERLYKWNHSWTEKRSNHDFIKVYFVVGTKGLSTEKMNMLKTESTRSNDMVLLDNLTDKYENLAMKMKLSFVWFHENVKNLKYIIKCDDDSFVRVDLIVKVLEAFAPQMNSYTLNTYISSQVKPSMTQYRGLYWGYFNGHARVQLKGKWQEQDWFLCDNYLPYALGGGYVVSRNIIDFIAKNVDFLSSYRSEDISMGVWTAPLDGINRVHDVRFDSEWISRGCLNHMLVRHKQTTQDMFQMYKALVDSKGENLCKTETIERGAYEYKWNSRPSQCCNSLHHLFSRNKEIIPGNMKT, encoded by the exons ATGGTGGCAATATTTATCAAAAGGCATAAGAGTATGTTACGCGTtagtatatttttcttttgtattggTTGTGGAATAGCACTATGTTTTTTGAGAATTGACTGTGCTAATGCTGTGAATACTGTAACCACAGTGTCTGCACGGCAAGGTGCGATTGCGACTAGTGGTATAGAGTACGCGGTGCTTGTTTTAACCAGCCCTTTGAACGAGGAACGGCGCAATGTTATTCGCAGCACCTGGACAAACTTTGTGTCCAATATATTTGTCGAAAATGGAGAACGATTATACAAGTGGAACCACAGTTGGACTGAAAAGCGAAGCAACCATGATTTCATCAAAGTGTACTTTGTAGTTGGCACCAAAGGATTAAGCACTGAAAAGATGAACATGTTAAAAACAGAAAGTACCAGGAGTAATGATATGGTTTTGTTGGATAACCTGACTGACAAATATGAAAATTTGGCTATGAAAATGAAACTATCTTTTGTATGGTTCCATGAAAATGTAAAGAATCTAAAGTATATTATTAAATGTGATGATGACTCCTTTGTTAGAGTAGATCTAATTGTAAAAGTTTTAGAAGCTTTTGCTCCTCAGATGAATTCATATACCCTCAATACATATATCTCCAGCCAAGTGAAG CCAAGTATGACCCAATATCGAGGCCTATATTGGGGATATTTCAATGGGCATGCCCGGGTCCAACTGAAAGGCAAATGGCAGGAACAAGACTGGTTCTTGTGTGACAACTATCTGCCATATGCACTTGGTGGTGGTTATGTTGTTTCTCGCAACATCATAGACTTTATTGCCAAAAATGTAGACTTTCTAAG TTCATATCGATCAGAAGATATATCAATGGGTGTTTGGACAGCTCCGTTGGATGGAATCAACAGAGTTCATGATGTCAGATTTGACTCCGAATGGATTTCACGAGGATGCCTAAATCATATGTTAGTAAGACATAAACAGACTACTCAAGATATGTTTCAGATGTACAAAGCTTTGGTGGACTCAAAAGGAGAAAACCTGTGCAAAACTGAAACCATAGAAAGAGGAGCCTATGAATATAAGTGGAATTCACGCCCTAGTCAATGTTGTAATTCACTTCATCATTTGTTTAGCaggaataaagaaattattccTGGCAATATGAAAACGTGA